One window of Bacillus alkalicellulosilyticus genomic DNA carries:
- a CDS encoding response regulator transcription factor, which translates to MDYKLLLVDDEQLIVKSLLKTIAWEELHCTVVGTARNGKEALKKYQQFAPDIVITDIRMPVMDGIELLKNIKEINPKSKAIILSGYDEFSYARDAMKYGASDYILKPIDYDELYRSVEKISKEIKEEVEQLQMVYKNILFEAISGGNPIHHELDACFFKMVCLETSTHTILNEEFIRQKVGTVYHSDVSIFVLKVEPTLYSIIFCSQNRNSLLRVEKDSVRKMLNHFPVDIHFGVGNILYGLRDIYDGHKQALTCLRYKNLFAEKKVITMNDVNQLKNKKSGTDNVVVKAMEFMKGSFEEDIGIDDIADHVGLSVSRLSVVFKKGTGITCLEYLTNIRMEKALFLLKHTSKKTYEIAELVGYTDPRYFSQVFKKKVNLTPSEYRKGEGQLVSK; encoded by the coding sequence GTGGATTATAAACTGTTACTTGTTGATGATGAGCAACTCATTGTAAAGAGCTTGTTGAAAACAATAGCCTGGGAAGAATTACACTGTACTGTTGTTGGGACTGCACGAAATGGCAAAGAGGCGTTGAAGAAATATCAGCAATTCGCTCCAGATATCGTTATTACTGATATCCGAATGCCGGTTATGGATGGGATTGAGCTTTTGAAAAATATCAAAGAAATCAATCCAAAAAGCAAGGCGATTATTTTATCCGGTTATGATGAGTTTAGTTATGCAAGAGATGCCATGAAGTACGGAGCGAGTGATTATATTTTAAAACCAATTGATTATGATGAGTTATACAGGTCAGTCGAAAAAATATCTAAAGAGATTAAAGAAGAGGTAGAACAATTACAAATGGTTTATAAAAATATATTGTTTGAAGCGATATCCGGAGGAAACCCAATTCATCATGAACTAGATGCTTGTTTTTTTAAGATGGTTTGTCTAGAAACGTCGACCCACACGATTTTAAATGAAGAGTTTATTCGCCAAAAAGTGGGTACCGTTTATCATTCGGATGTGTCTATCTTTGTGCTTAAAGTAGAACCAACGTTGTACTCCATTATTTTCTGTAGTCAAAATCGTAATTCGTTACTTCGAGTGGAAAAAGATTCAGTTCGAAAAATGTTGAATCACTTTCCAGTTGATATTCATTTTGGTGTCGGAAATATATTATACGGATTACGGGATATATATGACGGTCATAAGCAAGCGCTTACATGCTTACGTTATAAAAACTTATTCGCAGAAAAGAAAGTCATTACGATGAACGACGTCAATCAATTAAAAAATAAGAAATCGGGAACAGACAATGTCGTAGTAAAAGCGATGGAATTTATGAAAGGTTCGTTTGAAGAAGATATCGGTATTGATGACATTGCCGACCATGTGGGATTGAGTGTCAGTCGGTTAAGTGTTGTATTCAAAAAAGGAACAGGTATCACTTGTCTTGAATATTTAACTAACATTAGAATGGAAAAAGCACTGTTTCTTCTTAAGCATACTTCTAAAAAGACATATGAAATTGCAGAGCTTGTAGGATATACAG
- a CDS encoding carbohydrate ABC transporter permease — MNRILRNPSMYVVFLLPALVIYSIFIVYPIIQSIYYSFFKWDALGDKLFIGLSNYKTLLSDQLFHVAFQNTLLLLGFSVCIGTPLALFLAIVLSKTFVGDSIMKTAVFIPTVLSTVIVGVLWNFVYHPEIGTLNYILSLIGLEQFQQPWLAQTETAMGAILVANTWQWLGFHTVILLAGVKNIPKDVLEAAHIDGAGAITRTFKIIIPMMWPVITVDILLTITGSLRAFDIVYIMTRGGPAYSTEIMATYMYTKAFTEFNYGYGSTIATAILVFTLTVALVFQRLARRGE, encoded by the coding sequence GTGAATCGAATCTTACGTAATCCTAGCATGTACGTTGTCTTTCTTTTGCCAGCTTTAGTCATCTATTCAATCTTTATCGTTTATCCTATCATTCAATCAATCTATTATAGTTTCTTTAAATGGGATGCCTTAGGAGATAAATTGTTTATCGGTCTATCTAATTATAAGACGTTACTTTCTGACCAACTATTTCATGTTGCTTTCCAAAACACATTGTTGTTACTAGGTTTTTCTGTTTGTATTGGGACACCTCTCGCTCTCTTTTTAGCCATTGTTCTCAGTAAGACGTTCGTTGGGGATTCAATTATGAAGACTGCGGTGTTCATTCCAACGGTGCTCTCTACGGTTATTGTTGGAGTGTTGTGGAATTTTGTCTATCACCCTGAAATAGGAACGTTAAACTATATTTTAAGTTTAATTGGACTTGAGCAATTTCAACAACCATGGTTGGCTCAAACAGAGACGGCGATGGGAGCGATTCTAGTGGCCAATACATGGCAATGGCTTGGTTTTCATACAGTGATATTGCTTGCTGGTGTTAAAAATATACCAAAAGATGTGTTGGAAGCTGCTCATATTGATGGGGCTGGTGCCATCACTCGTACATTCAAGATTATCATCCCGATGATGTGGCCAGTTATTACTGTTGATATCCTACTAACGATTACAGGTTCGTTACGAGCATTTGATATTGTCTACATTATGACAAGGGGCGGACCGGCTTATTCGACTGAAATTATGGCGACATATATGTACACTAAGGCATTCACTGAATTTAACTATGGGTATGGGAGTACCATTGCAACAGCGATTCTAGTATTTACATTAACAGTCGCACTAGTGTTTCAACGTCTAGCAAGGAGGGGAGAATAA
- a CDS encoding extracellular solute-binding protein: MKKKWFQGFILSLAFLFFVVACSNSTTNENPSNEENKPDETEVTETTDEKVSLSFRHIWVAEHEQVVKEIYDEVLADFQAAHPNINIETEGMDQETHREQKLKAEMVAGNPPDLFVMWGGSELDPYINAERMLDLTDFLEETGLKEKFVSLEAFTKDGRVYGLPLEGFGEGIYYNKEIFEEVGVNPPETIDDLIEISKKIKDAGYTPISLANQDKWPGGMIWQFFLDRYAGHVVADIIEGKGSWENPEYIEATEKFIELISAGGFTEGANGLPYDQQSSAFINGDAAMVLTGSWEAELFDSNAEFADKVGFMNFPKAEGSSVDQERIVAGYSFGIGLSSNLEGAKKEAAVQLLETMLSEEVQQRIVYEAKRVPALKLTVDPLEAGVVFSKVLNTINEASETYMAYDNIIQPSVRQAYFNNIQSMLNGNITAEDALKNMQQVQNETE; this comes from the coding sequence ATGAAAAAGAAATGGTTTCAAGGATTCATTTTGAGCTTGGCTTTTCTGTTTTTTGTTGTGGCTTGTTCGAATTCTACGACTAACGAGAATCCGTCAAATGAGGAGAATAAACCAGATGAGACGGAAGTGACAGAGACTACAGATGAAAAGGTTTCTCTTTCTTTCCGCCATATTTGGGTGGCTGAGCATGAACAAGTCGTTAAAGAGATTTATGATGAAGTGTTAGCCGATTTTCAAGCAGCCCATCCGAACATCAACATTGAAACGGAAGGCATGGACCAAGAAACTCATCGGGAGCAGAAGTTAAAAGCTGAAATGGTTGCAGGAAATCCACCAGACTTATTTGTGATGTGGGGTGGTTCAGAGCTAGATCCTTATATTAATGCCGAGCGAATGCTTGATTTAACAGATTTTCTAGAAGAGACTGGCTTAAAAGAAAAGTTTGTTTCCCTTGAAGCCTTTACAAAGGATGGCAGGGTGTACGGCTTACCATTAGAAGGGTTTGGAGAAGGAATCTATTATAATAAAGAGATTTTTGAAGAGGTGGGAGTCAATCCGCCAGAAACGATTGATGACCTCATTGAGATTTCAAAAAAGATTAAAGATGCCGGGTATACTCCAATATCGCTTGCGAACCAAGACAAATGGCCTGGAGGAATGATTTGGCAGTTCTTCCTTGACCGCTATGCTGGTCATGTTGTCGCAGATATTATTGAAGGCAAGGGTTCTTGGGAGAACCCAGAATATATAGAGGCCACTGAAAAGTTCATTGAATTGATTTCAGCAGGTGGATTTACGGAAGGAGCAAACGGACTTCCATATGACCAACAATCATCAGCCTTTATTAATGGGGATGCAGCGATGGTGTTAACAGGAAGCTGGGAAGCTGAATTGTTTGATAGCAATGCAGAATTTGCGGATAAGGTTGGATTTATGAACTTCCCAAAAGCGGAAGGTAGCTCTGTAGACCAGGAAAGAATTGTCGCAGGTTATTCGTTTGGAATTGGGTTATCTAGTAACTTAGAAGGAGCAAAGAAAGAAGCGGCGGTACAACTTCTTGAAACGATGCTTTCTGAGGAAGTGCAACAACGAATTGTTTATGAAGCGAAGCGAGTCCCTGCCTTAAAACTTACCGTTGATCCATTGGAAGCGGGTGTTGTCTTCAGTAAGGTGTTAAACACGATTAATGAAGCATCTGAAACCTATATGGCGTATGACAATATTATTCAACCTTCTGTAAGGCAGGCTTATTTTAATAATATTCAAAGCATGTTAAACGGAAATATAACAGCTGAAGACGCGTTGAAAAACATGCAACAAGTACAAAACGAAACAGAGTAA
- a CDS encoding carbohydrate ABC transporter permease, with translation MNMRKLISKLFYPLLLLFIICYLSPIVWLFLSSVKTNQEISKNPWAVPTEFRWENFQEAWQTANLSQYFVNSLLVGVSSSIVTIFIGAMAAFALSRLKFKKANFLIYQYFLLGLLIPVNALLIPLYLIVNDLYLYGSHWALILTYTAFNLPITIFILVSFMVHFPSELEEAGIIDGCGIFRLFWNVLLPITRPALATVLILNLLNNWNEFILALLFNSNQQMRTVPVGLANFASQYQVNYATLSAGALLTIFPIIVMFIVLQKQVIEGMSAGAVKG, from the coding sequence ATGAACATGCGAAAACTCATATCAAAGCTTTTCTATCCTCTATTGCTTCTATTTATCATTTGCTACTTATCACCCATTGTTTGGCTTTTTTTATCATCTGTAAAAACAAATCAAGAAATCTCTAAGAATCCATGGGCAGTACCGACTGAGTTCAGATGGGAGAACTTTCAAGAGGCTTGGCAGACAGCCAATTTAAGTCAATACTTTGTAAATAGTTTACTAGTCGGTGTTTCCTCTAGTATAGTAACGATTTTTATAGGGGCGATGGCAGCCTTTGCCTTATCAAGGTTAAAATTTAAAAAAGCTAATTTTCTAATATACCAGTACTTTTTGCTTGGTCTATTAATCCCTGTGAATGCGTTATTAATCCCGTTATATTTAATAGTGAACGACTTATATTTGTACGGGAGCCACTGGGCGCTAATTTTAACGTATACAGCATTCAATTTGCCGATTACAATTTTTATTTTAGTCTCATTTATGGTTCATTTTCCGTCAGAGCTTGAAGAAGCAGGGATCATAGATGGGTGTGGGATTTTTAGACTGTTTTGGAATGTACTTTTGCCCATAACTCGTCCTGCCTTAGCAACGGTTCTTATTTTGAACTTATTAAATAATTGGAACGAATTCATTTTAGCGTTATTGTTTAATTCGAATCAGCAGATGAGAACAGTTCCTGTAGGGTTGGCAAATTTTGCAAGCCAATACCAAGTGAATTATGCTACACTATCTGCAGGAGCTTTACTCACAATTTTCCCAATAATCGTAATGTTTATTGTTTTACAAAAACAGGTGATTGAAGGAATGTCTGCAGGGGCAGTGAAAGGTTAA
- a CDS encoding cache domain-containing sensor histidine kinase: MRLQYKVIIGFIVLVILPIVILGMVSYHTASMMIQEKISEQTIRTLKSTELNILGAISEIDSLSNTAIVSNDVQETFKKHWDFHANYHDIYERNRIEQALTNLLYINPKIHSVVLFTEKGLNYQKGLGDPLHVNNTHLKRGIKKAVENDGRPVWLGTTESHRILTASEPVFTHLRIVKDRDTMENLGFLLINVKTDILERIFFELYKGESLDIMLIDNYRTILYSPEQDLMGYFLEFDHPGVIFSEQEGSFIESWNGEKSLVTYVKTDHEWTLVSIKPLNLLMAETNDIKYTVATLVIVVILLAVLFNFVYIRKIVYFIDSLNTSMKKVASGQLDVEMPSYASHEMNTMALGFNRMVKRIKQLLYQVKKEQQSKEEAEFKALQAQINPHFLYNTLESINAMAALQGQKDISRMTVNLGKLLRISFSKSPMIKVKDEIQHIQSYLEIQKVRHGDLFSFVIDVDPKMLEFSTLKLILQPIIENAIIHGIELKDEFYSTIKVIGRMSEGRLIFLVEDDGVGFTEEALQAVNEKRNMNLGLGIQNVYERIRLYYGDSYGVIICSTKGVGTVIKITIPITEVRVRGL; this comes from the coding sequence ATGCGGCTGCAATATAAAGTAATTATTGGTTTTATCGTACTCGTTATCTTACCAATTGTTATATTAGGAATGGTATCTTATCATACGGCCTCAATGATGATCCAAGAAAAAATTAGTGAACAAACAATCCGTACCTTAAAATCAACAGAGCTCAACATCCTCGGAGCTATTAGTGAGATTGATTCATTGTCCAATACAGCAATTGTTTCAAACGATGTCCAAGAAACATTTAAAAAACATTGGGATTTCCATGCGAATTATCATGATATTTATGAGAGAAATCGGATAGAACAAGCTCTCACCAACCTCCTTTATATTAACCCTAAAATTCATTCGGTTGTTTTATTTACAGAAAAAGGACTGAATTATCAAAAGGGACTGGGAGACCCACTACATGTGAATAACACCCACCTAAAAAGAGGGATAAAAAAAGCAGTAGAAAATGATGGAAGGCCCGTTTGGTTAGGAACGACAGAAAGTCATCGGATTCTTACTGCATCCGAACCTGTTTTTACTCATCTTCGAATTGTAAAAGATAGAGATACGATGGAGAACTTAGGATTCCTCTTAATCAATGTAAAAACGGATATATTGGAGCGTATTTTTTTCGAGTTATACAAAGGTGAGTCATTAGATATCATGCTTATTGATAATTACCGAACAATATTATATAGTCCAGAGCAAGATTTGATGGGTTATTTTCTTGAATTTGACCATCCAGGTGTGATTTTTAGCGAGCAAGAAGGGTCATTTATTGAAAGTTGGAATGGAGAAAAAAGTCTTGTTACGTATGTTAAAACGGACCATGAGTGGACGCTGGTGTCGATTAAGCCTTTGAACCTTTTAATGGCAGAAACAAATGATATCAAATATACAGTAGCTACATTAGTTATTGTCGTTATTTTGCTAGCAGTGCTTTTTAACTTTGTCTATATTAGAAAAATTGTATATTTCATCGACTCATTAAATACAAGCATGAAGAAAGTCGCAAGTGGGCAATTAGACGTAGAAATGCCCTCTTATGCTTCACATGAAATGAATACAATGGCCCTTGGGTTTAACAGGATGGTAAAACGGATTAAACAGTTGCTCTATCAGGTCAAAAAGGAACAACAATCCAAAGAGGAAGCAGAATTTAAAGCGCTACAGGCACAAATTAATCCGCATTTTCTTTACAATACTCTTGAGTCGATTAACGCAATGGCAGCTCTACAAGGTCAAAAAGATATTAGTAGAATGACGGTCAATTTAGGAAAGTTATTGAGAATCAGCTTTAGTAAATCGCCAATGATTAAAGTAAAAGATGAAATACAACATATCCAAAGTTATTTAGAAATTCAAAAGGTTAGACATGGAGATTTATTTTCATTTGTTATCGATGTTGACCCGAAAATGTTGGAATTCTCGACGTTAAAGTTGATTTTACAACCGATTATTGAAAATGCAATCATTCATGGAATTGAACTTAAGGATGAATTCTATTCAACAATTAAAGTTATCGGAAGGATGTCTGAGGGTCGACTTATCTTTTTGGTTGAGGATGATGGTGTTGGCTTTACCGAAGAAGCGTTACAGGCAGTCAATGAAAAAAGGAATATGAACTTAGGATTAGGAATTCAAAATGTTTACGAAAGAATTCGCTTATATTACGGGGATTCATACGGCGTTATTATTTGTTCCACTAAAGGCGTCGGGACTGTCATAAAAATAACAATTCCAATTACCGAGGTGAGGGTTCGTGGATTATAA
- a CDS encoding pullulanase has product MRKTMNNLGIIMMVFLLTLSPFSYVSVNATTEDEEVVVASTEIAENTLRIHYQRDDNDFDNWGLWTWGDVKDGSDNWPSGATPFIQVEGSQDGYVDIELASGASQIGFLVVNRENEAKDGGDKSYVITSADINEIWITQGSDKVYTYEPVNLPENTVRIHYVKDDGQYDNLGLWTWDDVVSPSANWPSGATPFDQVGRYGAYVDINILEDAKKIGFLVVNRNNGNQSGDMSFSLLEDYNQLFIKEGDQTVYISPFGDTPTGLISGEVLSTNKILLNFTSTKGLVEEELLEQLQIKDREGNVLTINSVTIKNDKTVEISLDLNLDQAPFEVTFDGKTVTITSGWRMIDEMYGYTGELGATLHADGTATIKLWSPTANDVAVILYDKDDQNEVIGKVQMTQGDRGVWEVTLNQENTGLVSVRNYFYHYEITHGEETVLALDPYAKSMATWDNFGDYPIGKAAIVNPSAIGPQLDFAQIEGFEKREDAIIYEVHVRDFTVDPSIESDLNAQFGTFTAFIDKLDYIEDLGVTHIQLLPVMSYFWGNEFINDEREMHYSAQDNNYNWGYDPHSYFSLSGMYSDNPDNPERRIEEFKILVDEIHKRGMGVILDVVYNHTARVEIFEDLVPNYYHFMDSDGTPRTSFGGGRLGTTHEMARRILVDSITYWVDEYKVDGFRFDMMGDHDAESIQIAYDKAKELNPNIVMIGEGWRTFVGDEGESVMAADQDWMQHTESVGVFSDEFRNELKSGFGSEGQPRFITGGARNVQQIFDNIKAQPHNFVADDPGDVVPYIEAHDNLTLHDVIAQSIKKDPEFHQEEIHQRIRLGNAMVLTSQGTAFIHAGQEFGRTKQWRTDGVPEQKETYMVDENGNPFTYPYFIHDSYDSTDIINMFNWEQATNEEAYPINHLTREYTTGLIELRRSTDAFRLGTKELVDSNVTFVDAPEINERDLVVAYRSEATDGTAYYVFVNADMNERTLSLEEDITSGIVLVDSDEAGVEEVSEQTGFEISAQSITIEPLTTVVIKIGEEDGEDPTDPVDPADPVDPVDPTDPVDPVNPEDPTNPVDPVSPEKPTEPSEPVDSEEPTDSDDNENPVSIDKGDKEGDGKGGGLLPSTATNIFNLLLVGIVLLIAGAGTYIVIRRKRLEA; this is encoded by the coding sequence GTGAGGAAGACAATGAATAATCTTGGTATCATCATGATGGTTTTTTTACTGACACTATCACCATTTAGTTATGTTTCTGTAAACGCTACCACTGAAGATGAAGAGGTAGTTGTAGCCTCTACAGAAATAGCGGAAAACACTCTGCGAATTCACTATCAAAGAGATGACAATGATTTTGATAATTGGGGTCTTTGGACGTGGGGTGATGTCAAAGATGGCTCTGATAATTGGCCATCGGGAGCAACTCCTTTTATCCAAGTAGAAGGCAGTCAGGATGGATACGTTGATATAGAATTAGCGAGTGGTGCATCTCAAATCGGTTTCTTAGTCGTGAACCGAGAGAATGAAGCAAAAGATGGTGGAGATAAAAGTTATGTGATTACCTCTGCGGACATTAATGAAATATGGATTACGCAAGGTTCTGACAAAGTGTATACATATGAACCTGTTAATCTTCCTGAAAATACGGTTCGAATTCATTATGTCAAAGATGACGGTCAATACGATAACTTAGGATTATGGACGTGGGATGATGTTGTAAGTCCTTCGGCTAATTGGCCTTCTGGGGCAACTCCTTTTGACCAAGTTGGTCGTTACGGGGCATATGTTGATATTAATATACTCGAAGATGCTAAGAAAATTGGTTTTCTTGTAGTCAATCGTAACAATGGAAATCAAAGTGGGGATATGTCATTTTCTCTTCTTGAAGACTATAACCAATTGTTTATTAAAGAAGGAGATCAAACTGTGTATATTTCACCATTTGGAGATACTCCAACAGGTCTTATCTCTGGTGAAGTTCTCTCTACTAATAAAATACTATTAAACTTTACAAGCACAAAAGGGTTAGTGGAAGAAGAATTGCTAGAGCAGCTTCAAATTAAAGACCGTGAAGGAAATGTACTTACAATTAATAGTGTTACTATAAAAAACGATAAGACAGTTGAGATTTCGCTTGATTTGAATCTTGACCAAGCTCCTTTTGAAGTGACATTTGACGGGAAAACCGTAACAATCACTTCAGGATGGAGAATGATTGATGAAATGTATGGATATACAGGTGAGCTTGGTGCCACACTTCACGCCGATGGAACAGCAACTATTAAATTATGGTCTCCTACTGCTAATGATGTAGCTGTCATTCTTTATGATAAAGATGACCAAAACGAAGTCATTGGAAAAGTTCAAATGACTCAAGGAGACCGTGGCGTCTGGGAAGTGACTCTCAATCAAGAAAATACAGGTCTTGTTTCTGTAAGAAATTATTTCTACCATTATGAAATTACACATGGGGAAGAAACGGTCTTAGCTCTGGATCCATATGCGAAATCAATGGCAACTTGGGATAACTTCGGGGATTACCCTATTGGAAAAGCAGCAATAGTTAATCCTTCTGCTATTGGACCGCAATTAGACTTTGCTCAAATTGAAGGATTTGAAAAGCGTGAGGATGCGATTATTTATGAAGTACATGTAAGAGATTTTACCGTAGATCCTTCAATCGAATCTGATTTAAATGCCCAGTTTGGTACGTTTACGGCATTCATTGATAAATTAGATTATATTGAAGACTTAGGTGTAACACATATTCAGCTACTACCAGTAATGAGTTATTTCTGGGGTAATGAATTTATTAATGACGAGAGAGAAATGCATTACTCAGCACAAGACAATAATTACAACTGGGGCTATGACCCACATAGTTATTTTTCTTTATCAGGGATGTATTCAGACAACCCGGACAATCCTGAAAGAAGAATTGAAGAATTTAAAATCTTGGTTGATGAAATCCATAAGCGTGGAATGGGCGTTATCCTAGATGTTGTCTATAACCATACAGCTAGAGTCGAAATATTCGAGGACTTAGTTCCTAATTACTATCATTTTATGGATTCTGATGGAACTCCACGTACTAGTTTTGGTGGAGGTCGCCTAGGAACAACTCATGAAATGGCTAGAAGAATTTTAGTAGATTCGATTACGTATTGGGTGGATGAATATAAAGTTGATGGTTTCCGTTTTGATATGATGGGTGACCATGATGCAGAAAGCATTCAAATTGCTTATGATAAAGCAAAAGAACTCAATCCCAATATCGTGATGATCGGAGAAGGTTGGAGAACATTTGTCGGTGATGAAGGAGAAAGTGTGATGGCTGCGGATCAAGATTGGATGCAGCACACGGAGAGTGTAGGGGTCTTTTCCGATGAGTTTAGAAACGAGTTAAAATCAGGATTTGGAAGTGAGGGACAACCACGCTTTATTACAGGTGGCGCTCGAAATGTCCAACAAATCTTTGACAATATTAAAGCACAACCACATAATTTTGTTGCGGATGACCCAGGTGATGTCGTTCCTTACATTGAAGCTCATGATAATTTAACATTGCATGATGTCATTGCTCAATCCATTAAAAAGGACCCTGAATTCCATCAGGAAGAAATCCACCAACGTATTAGATTAGGAAATGCAATGGTGTTAACTTCACAAGGCACGGCGTTCATTCATGCTGGTCAAGAGTTTGGTCGAACTAAACAATGGAGAACTGATGGTGTACCTGAACAAAAAGAAACATATATGGTAGATGAAAATGGAAATCCGTTCACCTATCCTTATTTTATTCATGATTCCTATGACTCTACGGATATCATTAATATGTTTAATTGGGAACAAGCGACGAATGAGGAAGCTTATCCTATTAATCATTTGACGCGAGAATATACGACAGGACTTATTGAATTAAGAAGGTCAACAGATGCTTTTAGATTGGGTACAAAAGAGTTAGTAGATAGCAATGTTACATTTGTCGATGCACCTGAAATAAATGAAAGAGATTTAGTCGTTGCTTATAGGAGTGAAGCAACAGATGGAACGGCATATTATGTGTTTGTAAACGCAGATATGAATGAACGTACTTTATCGTTAGAAGAAGATATAACATCAGGGATAGTATTGGTCGATAGTGATGAAGCGGGAGTGGAAGAGGTTTCTGAACAAACAGGTTTTGAGATATCTGCACAATCGATTACAATCGAACCACTCACTACAGTTGTGATAAAAATCGGAGAAGAGGATGGAGAGGACCCTACTGACCCAGTAGATCCGGCAGACCCTGTAGACCCTGTGGATCCGACAGACCCGGTTGACCCGGTCAATCCTGAAGATCCAACAAATCCAGTGGACCCTGTAAGTCCTGAAAAACCAACAGAGCCATCAGAACCAGTGGATTCAGAAGAACCAACGGATTCAGATGATAATGAAAATCCAGTCAGTATCGATAAAGGGGATAAAGAAGGAGATGGGAAAGGCGGAGGTCTACTTCCAAGCACAGCCACAAACATCTTCAATCTTCTTTTAGTAGGCATCGTATTGCTCATTGCAGGAGCTGGAACTTACATTGTAATACGTAGAAAGAGACTTGAAGCATAA